Below is a window of Thermococcus sp. DNA.
TCTTGGGAATTGCCCCTATGCGAAACCCTTAAAACGCTCGCTGACAGCTTATTGGCTATAAAATCAACTCTTCTTCAGGAATCTCACCTCAGTAAAAATTTAAGGGGTAAAAATCAGCCAGCGCTCGTCCAAACATTATCACGGGTAGAGCCTGCTGGGGGTCCTCGGGAAGAGCGTCGCCCACCTCACGTGGTCTAGCTTGAGGACCCAGGCAACTAGCCTCTCTAGGCCAAGGCCGAAACCGCTGTGCGGAACCGAGCCGTACTTCCTTAAATCCAGGTACCACTCGTAGTCCTTCGGGTCCATACCCTCCTCAAGGATTCTCTGCACGAGCTTGTCGTAGCTGTCCTCACGCTGGGAACCGCCTATTACCTCGCCGTAGCCTTCGGGAGCCAGCATGTCAGCGGCTAAAACCTTCCTTGGGTCGCTTGGGTCTTCCTTCATGTAGAAGGCCTTGATGTGCTTTGGATAACCGTAGACGAAGAAGGGGCTCTCGAACTCCTCCGTTAGAACCCTCTCCTCGTCGGTCCCCATGTCCTCGCCCCACTCTATGTTTACCCCCTTGCTCTGGAGTATGTCTATAGCTTCATCGTAGCTTATCCTCGGGAAAGGCGGAACCGCGTTCTTGAGGGTAGTTAAATCCTTCCTATAAAGCTCAATCTCGCTCCTCCTGAGCTCAAGGGCTCTCTGCACCATGTAGCTTACGAGTTCTTCCTCGACCTTCATGATGTCCCAGAGGTCCATCCATGCCGCCTCAAGCTCAAGGTGCCAGAACTCAGTGAGGTGCCTTCTCGTCCTGCTCTTCTCAGCTCTGAAGCTCGGCGTGAGAGACCAGACCTTTTCGAGGCCGAAGATTGCCGCCTCAAGGTAGAGCTGTGCTGACTGGCTTAGGTAGGCTGTCTTGTCGAAGTACTTGAGCTTAAAGAGGGTAGCGCCACCTTCAACCGCTCCCGTAACAAGTATCGGCGGGAAGACCTCGTACCAGCCGTCCTGAAGGAGCCACTCCCTAGCTGCCTGCATCAGCGTGGCCTTAACCTTCATTATGCTCGCCACCTTCGGCGAGCGGAGGTGGAGGTGCCTCACATCCAGCAGGAATTCCTGGCTCGCGTCCTTTGTAATCGGGAAGAACTCGACGTTCTGGATTACTTCGAGCTTATCCGCCTGAACCTCCGCGCCAGTAGGAGCGCGCGGGTCGGCCTTAACGGTTCCCTCAATTATCACGCTGGACTCAAGGCCAAGCTTCTTGGCAGTTCTGTAAGCCCCTTCGTTTCTATCCTTTGAAAAGACGACCTGAACGATTCCGCTCGAATCCCTGAGCACTACGAATACCTTTTTCCCGACTTCCCTCTTCCTGTAAACCCATCCGGCGAGCTTAACCCTCTTTCCTTCCATCTCGGGTTTAACATCAGCGCAGTAAACCTTATCTATCATAACACCACCTCCGAAAACTCGGGCAGGGGGTTTATAACGCTAACCTCAGAAGGGGCGATTGAACCAGGGTGAGATTGCCCTCAGGCTCTCCTCAATGAGTATCAGGTGTGGCATGGTGTTCGCTACTCCTTCCACGATTTAAACCCTTTGGGCATTTTGGTGTCAATACGTCAAAACCTTTAAGTATTTACCTGTCATACATCCAGCGGTGAGGGTATGTTCGCTCTCCTCGGAACGGTCCTCGATTACTTCGGTGTAAGGCCCCGACGTGCAGTTATCGTTGAGGGCGATAGGATAAGGGCCGTTGTTGGGATCGAGGAGTTAGGAGAGTTTGGGGTCGATGAGACCTATGGGGGTGAGGGTTACCTCATCCTGCCCGGTTTCATAAACGCCCACACTCACGTGGCGATGGCAAAGTTCAGAGGGCTCGGTGAAGATTTGCCAACGGAAGAGTGGCTGGAAAAGATTATATGGCCTATGGAGCGGGAATGGACTGGGAAGGAGATTAGAAAATGGGCAGAGGTTGGAATTGGTGAGGCCATTGCCAACGGCTCGACAACTATAAACGACCACTACTTCTTTGCTGAGGAGATAGCTAAAATCGCCAGAAAGTTCGGGATCAGGGCTTTTATCGGGCAGACGGTTATGGATGAGGTTGACTTTCCCCACGCAAGCCCCGAGAAGGGCTTTCGCTTTTTCAAACGCTGGAAGGGAAAGGATGGGCTCGTTAGACCAACCCTAGCACCACACGCAACAAACACGGTCTCCTTTGAACTGTTGAAGGAGCTCGGGGAGTTTGACGATGAGGCGGTGATACACATACACCTCGCCCAGAGCAGGGCCGAAGTTATGGATGTGAAAAGGCGCTACGGCCTTTCCCCCGTTGAACTGCTCTCCAGGGCAGGAATCCTCGGGAAAAGGCTGATCGGGGTTCATGGCGTTTATCTGGGAAAAGACGACTTCAAAACGCTTTCAAGGGCCGGCTCAACACTCGTCCACTGTCCGACGAGCAACGCAAAACTTGAAGGAAAAACCGTTGACCTCAGGGAGCTTCTCGGTATCGGCCTTAACGTCGCTCTGGGCAACGACTCCCCCAACCCGACCGGAATCTTAGATCCCTTCCTTGAGATGCGAACTGCCGGAATTGTTGCAAACATAACTACCGGAAGAGCTCACTCGGTTCCTGCCAGGGAGCTATTCGGGATGGCGACTATTTCAGGCGCTAGAGCCTTGAACATCAAGGCGGGACTCATAAGGCCCGACTACCTGGCTGATCTGGTCCTCTTGAACGCAAAGAGTCCCTGGTTCACCCCACAGGGAAACCTATACTCCCACATCGTTTACTCGGCTAGGGGTAGTGACATAGAGCTTGTGGTTGTAAATGGCAGGATTGTGTACGAGAACGGCGTTTTCCCGCTCACTGGAAAAACTCTGGAGGAGCTTTCCGGGGTTGGAGCTTGATCAGACCTTCCTAACTATCAGCTTCACTCCATCGACGTCAACGACCTCGACTGTATCGTTCACCCTCAGCTCGCCGTCCTCGGGAATCGCTATCCATTTGTCTCCATCGAGCTCCACGATGTAGTGTTCCTTTCCAATCTCAACGACCCTGCCCCTCTTACCCTTCAGTTCGAAGGTGTACTTCTTTTTCTCCGCTCCAATGTCCCTGATGTCTCTCCTGATGTAGTGGCCAACAAGGAAATATGCTATAACCGAGGCTATGAGCGAGAGGACAAAGCTCTCGGTGAAGCCGAGCCCGAATCCGAGGAGGATTCCGAGGGTGGCGAAGGCCACGCCTATCGGCGTTATGAAGGCGGTGACCATCATATCAAGGAGAATTATGAGCAGGCCCAGGATTAAAAGGGAAAGGGGGAGAGCTTCCATAACCCTCACTCCATCAGCTTTTTGAGCTTCTTAATGTCTTCGGGGCTCATATTATCCTCGGCTCCTTGAGGTTCGTTTTTATCACTGGGAGGGGCTGGGGATATGGGCGTCTCCTTAACCTTCTGGAGTATCCTGAGGAGGCCTATCAGAGACTCCGTGTCGTAGGGCACGATGAGGTTGCCGTATTTCGCCAGGTCCGGCAGTTTCTCTATGTACTGGAGGGTTAAATACTTCTCGTCGGCCATCTTAAGGGCCTCAAGAACCTTCCTGATGGCCTGGGCTTGTCCTTCCGCTATGAGTATCTGCCTCTGCTTTTCACCCTCGGCCCTTAAGATAGCCGCCTGCTTCTGACCTTCAGCCTCCTTTATGGCGCTCTCCTTCTTGCCCTCAGCGAGGAGTATCATGGCCCTCTTCTCACGCTCAGCGGTCATCTGCTTGGCCATCGCCTCCTGGATGTCCTTCGGCGGGTCTATGCGCTGTATCTCGACGCGGGTTATCTTGACACCCCAGCGATCGGTTATCTTGTCAAGTTCTTCCCTAAGGCGGGCGTTGATTATGTCCCTCCCGGAAAGGGTCTCGTCGAGCTCCATCTCGCCGATTATGGCACGGAGGTTCGTCTGGGCGAGCTTGATTATCGCCATCAGAAAGTTGCTGACGTTGTAAACGGCCTTGACCGGGTCGATTATCTGGTAGTAAACCACTGCATCGACGGTAACGACGACGTTGTCCTTACAGATGACCTCCTGAGGGGGAACATCAACGACGTGCTCGCGCATGTCCACAACTTTAACGCGTTCCATGAAGGGGATTATGAAGTGGATGCCCGGTTCCAGGATTCTGTTGAACTTTCCGAGCCTTTCCACGAGCCCCCTCTGGTATGGTCTTATCACCTTTACGCTCAGGAGGAGCATCACAAGAAGAAAAACCCCGAGGATTAGTATAACAGCACCTGCAAAGCTCATTACTATCACCCCAAGGAAATCTCACCTCCAATTGGTGTTTATGCTTATAAACTTTTTCTTGTTTGAAATCGAACCGCCCAACTTATAAACCTCCCCTCCATTCACCCTCAGGTGAGAGCATGGGAAGACCGGTTTTCCTCGGTAAAGCCTATATAAACTGGTGCGAGAAGTGCAACGTTCCGCTCATCGGCGATGCCTGTGCTGTTCATGGGAAAGAGGGTGTTTTTAGGCTCGACATAACTCCACCCGGTGACTTGAGGTTTGCCTTTGAAAAGGACATCGAGTTCATCCGCTCGGTCTTTAAAAAGCACTTCGGCGTTGATGTAGGCAAGGTTCTCGACGGAAAGATTGTCCTCCTCAACAAGCTTCCGAGTGAGGACGATGCCTATGAGATAATCGTTGACGGCTACGTCTTTGGCTACGTGAAGTTCGACCCAATCAAGCTCAGGTGGAGAGCCGGTTTAAAGGTTGAAGGTGCAATAGCACTCTGGAAGCTCTACGGAAAGAAAATGAAGAAGTGGGTGATCGTCGATAAAGGCGCGGTGGAGCCAATAAAGAAAGGGGCGAACCTTTTGGCTGTGGGTGTCCTTGAGGCGGACCCCAGTATAAGGGTGAACGACGAGGTGATCCTCGTTTCAGAGGACGGCGAGGTCTTCGCCACTGGAATAGCGAAGAAGGACTACGAGGCTTTAATCCGAGGAGAGAGGGGAACTGGGGTTAAACCGAAGAGGCAGAAAACGGTTAGGTACCGCGAGGGCAGAAAGGCCACAATGGAGGACGTTCTCAGGGCAAACAGTATAGCGCTGGAAGAGAAGGTTATGAAATCTAGAGAGTTCATGAGGCGCGTTGCGAGCAAGTACTCCAACCTTCCCGTGGCGGTTGCCTTTTCTGGCGGAAAAGACAGCTTAGCCGTTCTCGGGCTGGCTTTGGAGGAGTTTGGGGAGGGCTTTACGGTTTTCTTCAACAACACGGGCATAGAGTTCTCCGAGACGGTAGAGTACGTAGAGAGGCTTAGGAAGGAGCTTGAGCCAAAGGGAATAAGGTTCATAGTCGCCGATGCTGGAGATGCCTTCTGGAGGGCTTTATACGTTTTCTCACCGCCAGGTCGCGATTACCGCTGGTGCTGTAAGGTAACGAAGCTCGGCCCGATAACTTTAGCTATAAAGGAGAACTATCCCGAAGGAGTCCTCATGTTCGTCGGC
It encodes the following:
- a CDS encoding phosphoadenosine phosphosulfate reductase family protein, with translation MGRPVFLGKAYINWCEKCNVPLIGDACAVHGKEGVFRLDITPPGDLRFAFEKDIEFIRSVFKKHFGVDVGKVLDGKIVLLNKLPSEDDAYEIIVDGYVFGYVKFDPIKLRWRAGLKVEGAIALWKLYGKKMKKWVIVDKGAVEPIKKGANLLAVGVLEADPSIRVNDEVILVSEDGEVFATGIAKKDYEALIRGERGTGVKPKRQKTVRYREGRKATMEDVLRANSIALEEKVMKSREFMRRVASKYSNLPVAVAFSGGKDSLAVLGLALEEFGEGFTVFFNNTGIEFSETVEYVERLRKELEPKGIRFIVADAGDAFWRALYVFSPPGRDYRWCCKVTKLGPITLAIKENYPEGVLMFVGQRKYESIKRFKQPRVWRNEWVPNEIGASPIFHWRAIEVWLYIFSRKLPYNPLYERGFDRIGCFLCPSASLAEFERLKREKPELWERWFKALDYWRKRLNLPEEWITYGFWRWKRLSKGERAIARKLGVEIPEERSWEPVRVEIRETPEGYELEFNTVLNRRRLLEVAPILGEVTVEGDVIKAGGVEFLTGTKKARAPNEEEAWNAYYLVKRAYECVGCGVCVGKCPENALSIDERSKKIVVDWDRCVHCRECMEVCPLLKIKNPEEGSQL
- a CDS encoding amidohydrolase; amino-acid sequence: MFALLGTVLDYFGVRPRRAVIVEGDRIRAVVGIEELGEFGVDETYGGEGYLILPGFINAHTHVAMAKFRGLGEDLPTEEWLEKIIWPMEREWTGKEIRKWAEVGIGEAIANGSTTINDHYFFAEEIAKIARKFGIRAFIGQTVMDEVDFPHASPEKGFRFFKRWKGKDGLVRPTLAPHATNTVSFELLKELGEFDDEAVIHIHLAQSRAEVMDVKRRYGLSPVELLSRAGILGKRLIGVHGVYLGKDDFKTLSRAGSTLVHCPTSNAKLEGKTVDLRELLGIGLNVALGNDSPNPTGILDPFLEMRTAGIVANITTGRAHSVPARELFGMATISGARALNIKAGLIRPDYLADLVLLNAKSPWFTPQGNLYSHIVYSARGSDIELVVVNGRIVYENGVFPLTGKTLEELSGVGA
- the asnS gene encoding asparagine--tRNA ligase, translated to MIDKVYCADVKPEMEGKRVKLAGWVYRKREVGKKVFVVLRDSSGIVQVVFSKDRNEGAYRTAKKLGLESSVIIEGTVKADPRAPTGAEVQADKLEVIQNVEFFPITKDASQEFLLDVRHLHLRSPKVASIMKVKATLMQAAREWLLQDGWYEVFPPILVTGAVEGGATLFKLKYFDKTAYLSQSAQLYLEAAIFGLEKVWSLTPSFRAEKSRTRRHLTEFWHLELEAAWMDLWDIMKVEEELVSYMVQRALELRRSEIELYRKDLTTLKNAVPPFPRISYDEAIDILQSKGVNIEWGEDMGTDEERVLTEEFESPFFVYGYPKHIKAFYMKEDPSDPRKVLAADMLAPEGYGEVIGGSQREDSYDKLVQRILEEGMDPKDYEWYLDLRKYGSVPHSGFGLGLERLVAWVLKLDHVRWATLFPRTPSRLYP
- a CDS encoding NfeD family protein; protein product: MEALPLSLLILGLLIILLDMMVTAFITPIGVAFATLGILLGFGLGFTESFVLSLIASVIAYFLVGHYIRRDIRDIGAEKKKYTFELKGKRGRVVEIGKEHYIVELDGDKWIAIPEDGELRVNDTVEVVDVDGVKLIVRKV
- a CDS encoding SPFH domain-containing protein, producing MSFAGAVILILGVFLLVMLLLSVKVIRPYQRGLVERLGKFNRILEPGIHFIIPFMERVKVVDMREHVVDVPPQEVICKDNVVVTVDAVVYYQIIDPVKAVYNVSNFLMAIIKLAQTNLRAIIGEMELDETLSGRDIINARLREELDKITDRWGVKITRVEIQRIDPPKDIQEAMAKQMTAEREKRAMILLAEGKKESAIKEAEGQKQAAILRAEGEKQRQILIAEGQAQAIRKVLEALKMADEKYLTLQYIEKLPDLAKYGNLIVPYDTESLIGLLRILQKVKETPISPAPPSDKNEPQGAEDNMSPEDIKKLKKLME